CTTCACCGCCAACCACCTGAGCATGTTCGACCACTGGGCGTTTCTTTCAGGGCTGCCCGTGCAGTTCCGTTTCGCCGCCAAGGAATCGCTCTTCAAGCTGCCGTTCCTGGGATGGCACCTGAGGCGGGCCGGCAATATCCCCGTCAGTTCCACCAACTATCGCCGCACGGTACGCGAATTCCAGAATGCCGCCCGCCACATTGAGCGCGGCATTTCCTACGTCATCTACCCCGAAGGAGGGCGCACCTGGGGCAAGATGCTCCGCTTCAAGAAGGGCAGCTTTCTGCTCCCTGTCCACGCCAGGGCGCCCATTGTGCCGGTCACCATCATCGACGCCCACAAACGCCTGGCGCGCGGGTCGGCTTTGCTGGTTCCCGGTACAATGAAACTGATCATTCACGACCCCGTCAGTCCGCAGGACTACCAGGGGATCGATTTGCAAACCCTGGCCGACCGGGTGCAAGCCACGGTGGCCTCAGCTTATCCGGAAACGTCTAATGGCCAATCATGATCTCGTAGCCCGCATCCAAGCAGCCCTCAAGGAGGCCGGACTGCCGGCCTGGCTCTTCTACGGCTTTCACCACATCGATCCCATCGCCCTGCGCATCCTCCGCTTCGGCGAGGGCTATCACGCCACCCGGCGCTGGTTTTACTGGGTGCCCGCCGAAGGCCAGCCGCGCAAGCTGGTGCACCGCATCGAATCAGGGATGCTCGACCACCTGCCCGGCGAGAAGACGGTCTACTTGCGCTGGCAGGAATTTGGACAGGGCATCCGCACCCTGCTTCGCGGCTGCTCCAAGGTGGCCATGCAGTATTCGTCGCTGCCCTCCATATCCCGGGTGGACGCCGGGACCGTCGACCGGGTGCGCGACACCGGATGCCAGGTGCTGTCCTCTGAGAACCTCGTGCAGGTCTTCGAGGCCGTATGGACGGCTGATCAGCTTCGAGGTCACCGGCGTTGCGCCGACATTTTGACCCGCACCGTCAACCAGGCCTTCGAGCACACGGCGGACCGGGTGCGCGCGGGCCAGAGGGTGCCGGAAACCGACATCCAGAACTTCATCCTCGAAGCCTTTGAGCGGGAGGACCTGGTGACCGATTCGCCGCCTATCGTGGGGGCGGACGGGCACGCCGGCAATCCCCACTATTCGCCCTCCGCCGAGTCCCATGGTTTCGTGGAGAAGGACAGCTTCTTGCTGGTCGACCTGTGGGCCAAGGAAAACAAGCCCGGGGCGGTCTTCGCCGACATCACCTGGACGGCCTACTACGGCGCCCGCGTCCCCGGCAAGATCGCACAGGTCTTCGAGGTCGTGCGCGGGGGACGCGACGCCGGCTACCAGCTTCTTCGCGACCGCTGGGAGGCGGGTTCGCCGGTGCAGGGATGGGAAGTCGACGATGCCGCCCGCAAGGTGATTTCAGAGGCCGGCTACGGAGACGACTTCGTGCATCGCCTGGGCCACAACCTGGGCGAGGAAACCCACGGAAACGGGGTCAACTTCGACAATCTTGAAACCCACGACGTGCGTCAGGTCATCGCCGGAATCGGATGCACCATCGAGCCGGGCGTCTACCTTTCCGACTTCGGCATCCGCTCCGAGATCGACGTCTACATGGACCCCGAAAAGGGACCCCAGATCACCACGCCGCCCCAGAACGAATTGCTGCATTTCGATGTCTGATCAGCTCCTCTGAAGGGGATTTCCGAGGGGGACGCAGGCCTTGCTTCACCACAGTTGGCGCTGGCGGGTGACGCCTTTGATGCGGTCGGCGATCAGGTTGAGGCAGAGCACGCAAAGCAGCAGAAGCAGGCCCGGAGCCAGCCGTTGGGGCTGGTCGGTCATGACCGGAAGGCGGGAAGCCTCGGTGAGCAGGTTTCCCCAACTGGGGTTGGGCGGCTGTATCCCCACGCCCAGGAAGCTGAGGGCGGCTTCGCCCAGCACGAAGGCCGGCAGCAGCACCGTGGCCTGAACCAGCAGGGTGTTGAGGGTGAAGGGCAAGATGTGGCGGGTCAGGATCCACCAATGAGAGGCTCCGCAGGCCCGGGCGTAGAGGACGAACTCGCGGTTGACCAGCGACAACACCTGTCCGCGGATGACGCGGGCCAGGGTGGCCCATCCCACCAGCGCGAAGGCCGTGACCAGCATCCACCAGCCTGCGCCGGCCGGCAGTTGGGCCGGGTAGAGGGCCCGCAGTCCGATGATGAGAAAAAGGGCCGGAAGGGCGAAGACCATGTCGGCCAGCCGCATCACCGCGGTATCGGCGAATCCGCCCAGGTAGCCCGCCGCTGATCCCAGGATCACGCCGACCAGGGCCGAGGCCAGGACGCCCACGATGCCGATGGTGAGCGAGGTCCAGCCGCCGTGCAGCAAGCGTGAGAAGACGTCGCGGCCGACTTGATCGGTTCCCAACAAGAAGATCTGCCGCTGGGGATGGTCCAGGCCGAAGAAGCGGGTGCGCCAGGTCATGCCCATCCACTCGTAGGGTTCAGCCTCCACCAAGAAGCGCACCGGCAGCAGGCTTGGCAGGCGTCGGTAGCGTCCGTCGGCCTGGCGGGAGGGGCTGTAGTCGTGGATGTGGGGCCGCAGCGTCCATCCTTGAGGACCGCGCAGCAGGGGCGGGGTGGGTTGCATGCGGGCAAAGTCGCGGAACTGCCGTTCAGGCGGATAGGGGGCCAGAAACGGGGCGGCCCAGAGGACGCTCAAGAGCGCCAGCAGGAAGGCCGCGGGCAGAATGAGTCCCAGGCGTTTCATCGGGTTCGGATCCTGGGGTCGTTGAGGGCCAGCAGAAAATCGGCGGCCAGATTGGAGAGAACCACGAAAACGGCTGCCAGCAGCACGCTGTTGAGCACCACGAAGAGGTCGCGGTTGAGCAGCGACTCCAGCACCAGATCGCCCAGCCCCGGCCAGTCGAAGATGCTCTCCACCACCACGGCCCCGCTGAGCAGGGCGCCGCAGGCCACTCCCAGCAGCGAGATCATGGGATTGAGGGCGGAGCGCAGAGCGTGCAGGACGACCCGTGTCGGCGGCAGTCCGCGGGCCCGGGCCGCCTCCACGTGGGGTTCCTTGAGCGCGTCCAGCATCTCCAGGCGCAGTTGCCGCACCAGATAGGCCGAGTTGGGCAGCGCCAGCACCAGAGAGGGCAGGAAGAGGTGGTGCAGTCCCCCCAGTCCGCCCAGCGGGAAGAGGCCGGTGCGGAAGGCCAAGTAGACGCCCGCAATCCCCAGCAGCAAGGCGGGCAGCGAGAGGCCCAGCATCGAGAACGCCAGCACCAGCCGGTCGATCCAGCGGCCCGGAGCCAAGGCGGCGGCGATGCCGGGGGGAAAGGTCAGCAGCAGGATCAGGAAGAAGGCGGCCGCGGCCAGTTTCAGGGTGTTTCCCAGGCGTTCGGCGATGAGTTGGTTGGCGGGTCTGCGCTGGGCGAAAGAGTAGCCGAAGTCGCCCCTCAGAAGCCCGCCCAGCCAGGTGGCGTACTGAATGTAAAAAGGCTGGTCGAGTCCCAGATCACGTCTCAACTCCTCCACCCGCTCGCGGGGAATGGAGGAGTTGAGCTGCATCTCGGTCAGGTAGTCGCCGGGAATCGCGTCCACCAGCAGGAAGACGAAGAAGGAGACCAGCAGGAGCAGGATCACCGTCTGACCCAGCCGCCGAAGCAGAAACCGTGCCATGACAGAAGTCTACGGCAAAGTGCCTGAGCGGGAAAAGGCGGCTTCTCGAATCCCCATCAAGGCTGGGCGAAGAAGATCTCCCAGGCATTCCAGAGCACGCCGGGAGATGGCTTGGTGGGCTTGATGTTGCGCAGTGCGGGAACATGGGCGATGAGCTGATCGCGCTGCACGATGGGCAGCAGCACTTTTTGTTGGTGGAGCAGTTCTTGGGCCCGATAGATCATTTGCTGGCGCTCTTCAAGGTTGGAGGCGGCCCGCTGGGCCGACATGAGCTGGTCGATCTGCCGTTCCCATTCGGTGGCGGGTTCGGCCTGCAAGGGATGCCAGAGGTGCATCTGGCTGGAGGAAAACAGCACGTTGGAGAGTTCCGAGGGTTCCAGCGGAATCGAGAAGATGGCTACCGCCACGTCGTAGAGGCGGCTCCCCATGACGCGCGACGCCACGGCCCGCAATTCCTGCCGGTTGATGTTGACCTGGATCCCCAGGGCCTGCAGGTCCTGCTGCAGCATGGAGGCCGTGGTCAAGGTCGTCGGGGTGTCGAGCGCGGTCAGCTCGAGTTCCACCGCCACGCCCTGGGAATCGGTCAGAACGCCGTTCTCGTCGAGGCGAAAGCCGGCTCTTGTCAAGAGCCGTCGAGCCTTCTCCAGATCCTGCATGGTCTCTTGCAGCGAGGGAGCGATCCAGGTTTCGTTGCTGGCGATGCCGCGGGCCGGCTGGGCCTGTCCGTCGAAGGCCACTTCGGCGACCTGACGCCGGTTGATGGCCAGGTCGACGGCCCGGCGGAAGCTGAAGTCGGCAAACCAGCGCTTCTTGGCCGCCGACAGGAAGGGCGAGCCAGGAGGCGGTTCGGTGTCCAGGTTGAAGTTGAACCAAAACAGCACCAGGTCGCCCGAAGGCCCCGCGTTGAAGGCGGTCAGCGACGAGTCCTGCTGGAGTTGGCGGAAGAGGTCGGGCAAAAGGGCGTGGTCGATCAAGTCGAGTTCGCCGTTGCGCAGGCGCAGGGCCTGCTGGTCGATCTCGGAGATGAAGGAGATGCGGATGGCGTCCAGGTAGGGCAGACGCCGGCCCTGCGAGTCGACTTTCCAGTAGTGGGGATTGCGGCGCAGCAGCATGTGGCTGCTGGGCACGTATTCGTCGATGCGGAAGGGCCCGGCCCCCGTTAACTCCTCCAGGGGCGTTTCCAGAGTCCAGTAGGTTTCGATGGCCTGGCCGGCGTCCCCGAAACGGTGTTTGGGCAGCAGCGGCCAGTTGGCCAGGAAAGACTCGAACGAGGCGTCCGGACGCGCCAGGTTGAGGCGGGCCGTCCACTCGTCGACCGCTTCCACCTCGATGCTCTGCCCCTCGAACAGCAAGGACGAGCGCAGACTCGTCACCGAAGCGGGCTCGAGAATCTTGTTGAGGCTGAAGATCAAGTCGTCGATGTCGATGGGCTCGCCGTCGCTGAACTTGAGTCCCCGGCGCAGCGTCAGGTCCAGGGTGAGGCCGTCCTCCGACCACAGCCACTCGCGCACGACTCCCGGCGACGGGGTTTGGCTGACGCGGTCGAGCTCGAGCAGAGTGGCCGTGAAGAGACCGCTGATCAGCCGGGAACGCGTATCCTGCGCGCCCACAATGTTGAAGGTGGCCGGATCGCGTTGCAGGGGATACTTGAGGGTTCCGCCCAGTATGCCCTCAGTCTGCACCGTCAGTGCATCCTCGGGGATGGGGAAGGACTGACGGTCAGGCCGGGTGTCGGACGTTTGGCTGCCGACGCAGGCCGTCAGCACAAGAAGCCCCGCTACGGTCCAGATTTTCCGCATCTATAATTCGTCCCAGCCTTTTGCCCCGGACGGCCCGGCAAACACTTGTCATCAAAATTTAGGCTCAGCAGATTTTATATCATCTGCCCGACAGGCCGCAGAGACTTTTCGTCCACAAAAGGGTCGGCTTTCCGACAGGCCTGCTCGAAGAATCGCTGAGCCGGCCCCATGCCTTTTTCATCTCGTAATTTTACCCAAAGGACTTTAGCTCTTGGAAAAGGTATTGGTTTATCGGCAACCTCAGCATGGATCTGCTCTCAGGATCTGGTCTGGTAGCGTCGCTTGATGTCATAGTAGCGGATGACCGCCAAGTCCCAAACTGCTTTCAGTCCGGAGGAGAAGCTGACGGTGGAGCCTTCCACGTTGCGCCAGACCACGGCAACCTCGGCCATCCGCAATCCGCACTTGCGGGCCAGATAAAGCACTTCGACGTCGAATCCGAAACCGTCAAGCAACTGGGCTTGGAAGAGTTGCCGGCAGCGACCCAGTTCGAAGAGCTTGAATCCGCATTGAGTATCCTTGAAAGGCAGGCCGGTGACCAGGCGCATGATCACGTTGAAAGTGCGTCCCGACAATCTGCGCAGTCCATGCTGGGGCACTTCGACCTCAGAGGTCTTGAGGCCGCGCGAGCCCAGGGCGATCTGGCAGGCGCTCTGACGCACCTCACGCTCCAGCTTGGCCAATTCTTCGATGGGTGTGGAAAGGTCGGCGTCGGTGAGCAAGGCGTAGTGTCCCCGCGCCTCCAGCATTCCCCGGCGGACGCTGTATCCTTTGCCCCGGTTGCGCGAGTTGACCAGCACCCGCAGGGTCCATTGGCCGGGCTTCGCCGGGCTTTGCCGGGACTCGGCGAAGTGGGCGGCCAACTCGGCCGTGTCGTCGCTTGACCCGTCGTCCACCACCACAATCTCGAACGCCTCTTGTCGCCGGCTGAGATAGTCGACGATGAGCTCCAGCGAGCGGGTGAGCCGCTTTGACTCGTTGTAGGCGGGAATCACGACCGACAAGGCGGGACGGCTCATCGCAGAAACTCGTTGAGGCGTTCCAGGCGTTGCTCGACGGTTTCCCGTCCGAGGTGGACGATGACGTCGAAGATCCCCGGCGCCACGCTCTGGCCGGTCAGTCCCACCCGTACGGCCCCGATCAGGGCTCCGGCCTTGACTCCCTGCTGCTGGCAGACGTCGCGCAAGACTTCTTCGGTGTGCTGCAGGTCGAAGGACTCCAGTTGCCGGTAGCGCCGGCGCAGATCCTCCAGCGCCTCGGCCAGGCGGGGCCGTTCGGCTTGGGGCAGGAACTTGTCCACCGCTTCGGCTTCGTACTCGAAGCGCTGGCTGAAGTAGGGGCGTCCGCGTTGGGCGAAGTCGTCCAGGCTGCGCATGCGGGGCTGCAGGAGGCGGATGGCGTCCAGGAACGATTCGGTGTCTCCGTTGGCCTCCAGGTC
The Acidobacteriota bacterium genome window above contains:
- a CDS encoding ABC transporter permease; this translates as MARFLLRRLGQTVILLLLVSFFVFLLVDAIPGDYLTEMQLNSSIPRERVEELRRDLGLDQPFYIQYATWLGGLLRGDFGYSFAQRRPANQLIAERLGNTLKLAAAAFFLILLLTFPPGIAAALAPGRWIDRLVLAFSMLGLSLPALLLGIAGVYLAFRTGLFPLGGLGGLHHLFLPSLVLALPNSAYLVRQLRLEMLDALKEPHVEAARARGLPPTRVVLHALRSALNPMISLLGVACGALLSGAVVVESIFDWPGLGDLVLESLLNRDLFVVLNSVLLAAVFVVLSNLAADFLLALNDPRIRTR
- a CDS encoding dolichyl-phosphate beta-glucosyltransferase, yielding MSRPALSVVIPAYNESKRLTRSLELIVDYLSRRQEAFEIVVVDDGSSDDTAELAAHFAESRQSPAKPGQWTLRVLVNSRNRGKGYSVRRGMLEARGHYALLTDADLSTPIEELAKLEREVRQSACQIALGSRGLKTSEVEVPQHGLRRLSGRTFNVIMRLVTGLPFKDTQCGFKLFELGRCRQLFQAQLLDGFGFDVEVLYLARKCGLRMAEVAVVWRNVEGSTVSFSSGLKAVWDLAVIRYYDIKRRYQTRS
- a CDS encoding ABC transporter substrate-binding protein, with the translated sequence MRKIWTVAGLLVLTACVGSQTSDTRPDRQSFPIPEDALTVQTEGILGGTLKYPLQRDPATFNIVGAQDTRSRLISGLFTATLLELDRVSQTPSPGVVREWLWSEDGLTLDLTLRRGLKFSDGEPIDIDDLIFSLNKILEPASVTSLRSSLLFEGQSIEVEAVDEWTARLNLARPDASFESFLANWPLLPKHRFGDAGQAIETYWTLETPLEELTGAGPFRIDEYVPSSHMLLRRNPHYWKVDSQGRRLPYLDAIRISFISEIDQQALRLRNGELDLIDHALLPDLFRQLQQDSSLTAFNAGPSGDLVLFWFNFNLDTEPPPGSPFLSAAKKRWFADFSFRRAVDLAINRRQVAEVAFDGQAQPARGIASNETWIAPSLQETMQDLEKARRLLTRAGFRLDENGVLTDSQGVAVELELTALDTPTTLTTASMLQQDLQALGIQVNINRQELRAVASRVMGSRLYDVAVAIFSIPLEPSELSNVLFSSSQMHLWHPLQAEPATEWERQIDQLMSAQRAASNLEERQQMIYRAQELLHQQKVLLPIVQRDQLIAHVPALRNIKPTKPSPGVLWNAWEIFFAQP
- a CDS encoding M24 family metallopeptidase encodes the protein MANHDLVARIQAALKEAGLPAWLFYGFHHIDPIALRILRFGEGYHATRRWFYWVPAEGQPRKLVHRIESGMLDHLPGEKTVYLRWQEFGQGIRTLLRGCSKVAMQYSSLPSISRVDAGTVDRVRDTGCQVLSSENLVQVFEAVWTADQLRGHRRCADILTRTVNQAFEHTADRVRAGQRVPETDIQNFILEAFEREDLVTDSPPIVGADGHAGNPHYSPSAESHGFVEKDSFLLVDLWAKENKPGAVFADITWTAYYGARVPGKIAQVFEVVRGGRDAGYQLLRDRWEAGSPVQGWEVDDAARKVISEAGYGDDFVHRLGHNLGEETHGNGVNFDNLETHDVRQVIAGIGCTIEPGVYLSDFGIRSEIDVYMDPEKGPQITTPPQNELLHFDV
- a CDS encoding ABC transporter permease: MKRLGLILPAAFLLALLSVLWAAPFLAPYPPERQFRDFARMQPTPPLLRGPQGWTLRPHIHDYSPSRQADGRYRRLPSLLPVRFLVEAEPYEWMGMTWRTRFFGLDHPQRQIFLLGTDQVGRDVFSRLLHGGWTSLTIGIVGVLASALVGVILGSAAGYLGGFADTAVMRLADMVFALPALFLIIGLRALYPAQLPAGAGWWMLVTAFALVGWATLARVIRGQVLSLVNREFVLYARACGASHWWILTRHILPFTLNTLLVQATVLLPAFVLGEAALSFLGVGIQPPNPSWGNLLTEASRLPVMTDQPQRLAPGLLLLLCVLCLNLIADRIKGVTRQRQLW
- a CDS encoding lysophospholipid acyltransferase family protein, yielding MRVVWLINSLWRVPLIILVTAVLASISVLFSLFDASGRLQHRCARAWADFIFWVSRVELELEGLERIDPEKGYVFTANHLSMFDHWAFLSGLPVQFRFAAKESLFKLPFLGWHLRRAGNIPVSSTNYRRTVREFQNAARHIERGISYVIYPEGGRTWGKMLRFKKGSFLLPVHARAPIVPVTIIDAHKRLARGSALLVPGTMKLIIHDPVSPQDYQGIDLQTLADRVQATVASAYPETSNGQS